The Spinacia oleracea cultivar Varoflay chromosome 2, BTI_SOV_V1, whole genome shotgun sequence DNA segment CGATCCGAATCCAGGGAAAAAAGTTCGAATCCGAATTCGATTAAAAACATCCGAATCCGAATGGATATGGATCGGATATGGAGTCTGCAGAGACttcgacccgacccgaatccGAATCCGAATCCGACCCGAGTCCGAATCCAACCGGAATTTTTTTCGAAGTGTATTATTTTTCGtacataacttttttttaaaagaaagttccttatttaatctaatatatttaattaaaacgcgtatatttgtaatttttttaatttattagaaACTCATTAGATTTTGGCAAATGGGAAAtaggatttctaatttattttagaattaaaaaaTACATGTTCTATGTAAGTAAAGTTAACGCATGATtatggatatggatgcaatttgTATTTGGATATGGATACGTAAGTAAATGGATATGGGTttggatttggatatggatgcaattttggagtccaaattttaaatggatttggatatggatgcaattttggaGTCCAAATTTTAAATGGATCGGATTTGAAATTTACTACATCCGACCCAAGTCCGATCCATTGCCATTCCTACTTCCAACGGTGGAGGAATAAGGAGGTTACCAGTAGTTGAAGAAAGGATAAGAGGAAGGAGAaggaaaagataaataaaataaaaggaaagaaaataaaatattttttattgacTAATTAGAAAGTGACACATGTATATGTAACTTGTTATAGCGAGTGGGTTATATGTTTGGAACATTAAAAGCGAATAGGTCTATAAGTTCggataatatttaaaaaattcatacataggcttaataaaagaaaatcagtCAAATGTTATGATTAATATTGCCAAAATTTTCAAGCACCATAGTGGAAAAAACCTTAGTCGTCCTCCTCCCTTTTTTTCTCTCTTGGGTTTACAAATTTCAAAGGTTTTTAGCCCGAAAATAGTCAAATTTCTTCGAAAATTTGGCTATTTCCGGCCCTTTTGGTTTAATTATTCATGTATTTGTCTTCAGATTCAATAAAACTACATCGTTTGAGTGTAGTAAGTTCCCAATGGTGGGATTAGTGAGTGTAGTAAGTTCTCTTATGGTGGGTTTAGTTGAGTATTTGGGTTTTAGTATTAGTATAGTTTTGGTGGAGTATCGTCGTGAATTCGGTTCGTTGATAAAGAATTATACGAGATTGAACCAGTTATCAcaatttcaaattgacttagatgaaTCGGATGGAAACCGTCCTcgcggctacaacaaatcgttTGACCGTCTCTCTCCGAAAAGGTATATTCCAGCGATATGTGCGAGAGATGTCCCACAATGCAAGATCTTCCCAACGATggtagttttgatgaaggaatatctctttttaattcaatttgttatgtatttgttaaattcgatttctattgtagatgccgtatgcccttttattaatgaattgattttacattaaaaaaaaaaaaattattgccAAATTTTTAGAACCAATGGCAACCGTTAAATCAAATCAACCTCTCATCTCACCGGACCAAATCAAAATACTAAGGGTAAATGGGTAATTTCGTAGATTTGATCGACCTTCCCCCCTCTTCCAGATTTTCagagtttttctctctcctcctggaAATCCTCTCACCGATTTTCACAGTCGTTCGCCTTCCTCCTCTTTTTTCCTCCATTTTCGCACTCGAATTCTTCTCGTCCTCTCCATTGTGGCACTCGAAGCTTCCACTTTCCTCCATTGCTGCGCAATTTTCCTCGCCTAATTTTTTTTCGACTATTTACAATTGAGGTAGGTGTTTTGATTGTTGATTTGTTTTCTTAGGGTTTCAATTGAAGTTTGTGTGTtttatatgttctaattaaagttaattagggttttttttcTTCAACGGGTTCCAATATgttaattagggtttttttttcttcttcgaattagtatattttgattttatttttttccgattGAAGTTTTGTCTTGATTGATTATTTGTTTTACTTTGGGTATAAATTGAATTGTTATTTCCCCTCCTTTTCTAGATTTATGAACTAAATTTTAACTACTGGAATATCTGATAGACTTAATAGGTAAGTTACAATCACATGGTAGGTTTTCAGTAACTTTGAATTTGATGTTTTGGTGATTATAGTTGTAATTGATCTGAAATTCTAGTAGTCAGTGATTGTGATTTGCAGATATTTTTCCCTTGAACACGACAGATATTCTAGTAGTCAGTGATTGATCTGATATTTTGCAGATACTTTGAATTTGATGATGGTGGTTTATTGCAATGATCTTGCTGCAAATAGAAATCACCAGGAGCTGCACATGGCTGTAAGAGCGGCTCCTCAAGGTAATGACTGGTAGATTGTACGTTCTTTAGGGTTAATAATAATCCGTGTTTGCTGCGATTTAAGCTATCAGGTATGCAAATATATATAATCGTAGATTGCTGGTGGTGGGTACTAATATCTGAAATAGTAGTCTTTTTTTTCGAGGATCCCGACTCTTTGTAGAATTAACATCTCAATTTTGGACTTTTATTCAAGCATGTGTGATGTTTGATAGCTTGGTCTGTTTGGTCTTGTCAACAGGCTCTTAGTTCAGTTGTGGATGAAAAAGTAGTTACACTGAAATTAGTGTAACTAATTAGTAGAAGTATCACTTAATTAACAATAATGCAGCTTAAACTTCAGCTGTCATTGCTGTTGTTCATCCTATTTTATTGTTACATTGGTTGTTACACTATCAGTGGGACGGCGAATCTCAATGATGAAGCTTCCGTTCTATTATCAGTAAAATCGAGCTTAATCGATCCATTAGGCCGGTTACATGGTTGCTCCCTGGTAGCAGGAATGGTTCAGCTCATTGCAGTTGGACAGGAGTCTTCTGCAATGAGGTAGGATTTGTCGAAAAGCTTGATCTTTCCACATGAATATCAGTGGCAAGGTTTCAGATGAGTTCCAACAGCTAAATTCTCTGTCTGTTCTGAACTTATGCTGTAATGCGTTCACAAAATTCGGTCGCAAATCTCACATCACTGAAGTCTTTAGATGTGAGCCAGAATCAGTTTTCTGGGATTTGGAAAGTTTGATGCTTTGACATATTTAAATGCTTCTGATAACAATTCTGAGGGTGATCTTCCTAGTGATTTAAGCAATGCTACTCTTGGTCTTGAAAAACCGCTATCTTGGCGTTGTACCGAACATGTAAGTAATGCTTGGCGTTGTACTGAACATGTAAGtaatgcctattagctcaattggtagagctttgtgcatttgcacaatgatgtaggttcgattcCTTGATAGGCAACTCTTTGTATTCCCTTTATGATATTAATTCTCCTATTAAATTATTCTCTACTTGATTTGAATCAAATCTATTTACTTTTACAAGTTCTTTAATACTTCTAGATTGAACAAAAGGAAAAGTATGTCGACCCTGTTTAAGAGCGAAGAGATAAACTATCTTTACCTTTGAATCAAATTGATAAACGACTCGCTTATCGGAGTGAATTCTCTATTTCTCCTCCACCCGCGGTCCCTTTTTGGCTGGCAAGTAAGTTCATTGGTTGTTGTCTGTTTGTTGAAGAGGGAAGTCTTTAGAGAGTTTAGTTCTTTTATTCTTCGGTGGTCAACCATTTTAGGAGTAGGGTGCTCCAAAACGTTATAACCTATTCGATAAATTAGACAATTGAGATGATTACTTGAGTCGTGCTCAACTTGATGAACTTGCTTGTGTTTTTCTTCTAAGGCAATGAGGGTGATAAGTGAGCTCTTCAAGAGTAATCTTTATTAGATGGATCTTCTCTTGAATGCTACTCATGTTTGGGCTGAAGAGAGCGGATTTGATGAAGACTTTCTTGAACAATATGAATTTGTGTTGTCAGATTTCGTGTTGCCGACGGTTCCTTGGATTATACTTGAATTAGTTTTTGACCTTTAGAGAAGATTTAATCCGCTTAGAAGACATTTGATTTGAGTGTTCTAAATTAAGTTAACTAAGTCAATGTAAAACTCATGATGTTTTTCTTGTTGGTTAGCTAACATTCAGAATTTCATTTGATCTATCCTAAGCGAATTGTTTTCGAAAAGCAGAGAAAaacatgtttttttttccaaagtTGGATATGATAACCTAGTTCTTGATCAATGTTAACATATTAAGAGATGCTAACGAGTCAAGACTGATGTATTAGTCAAATTAGATGGCTAGACTTGATTAACATACCTGAAAGTTCAGATGATAAGGAATGCTTGATCATCTGAATGGCAAACTGAGTACTTATAAGTTTGGGTTTCCAATTCAAAGGTAGTTATTGTTGTTCTTGACTAAAAGTGATTAAGAATAAGCATTAGGCTCATCCGCTCAAGAAATAGATTGCTCTAAAATCTAGACGAttagaaattggattatcatgattGTCTCGAGATTTAATCAAAATAACAAATTGAGTAGGTGTCAACTTGTCTTTTGGGAATAATTCTATGTCTATTTGTTAAGTGAGAGTTATATTAGAACATTGACTTTTGTGTACTTTTAAGATCTAGGTGATTTGAATGAAAGTGGAATATTATAATCGCTAATAAATTAAGATCGTAATGAaagttaatttattaatttcgaGGTATGTACTTACACAATGTTCTTTTAGATAATGAATGTTATCTGTAACAACGTACTAATTATTTGGAATATGTTAATACGTTATTTGGATGACTCGGACTCAAATGTTAGACACGGGCTTGACTCAGGACACaaaaacgaattttaataaaattgttGAATTATAACAGCTATAACTTTTAATCTATTAACTATTTGGGGCCGGGACTGACTCTAGATGATGGACTAGTGCTAGACCTACGGATTGATAGGCTATGGGTCTCACAGTtcttaatctaatatatatatatatatatatatatatatatatatatatatatatatatatatatatatatatatatatagaggaagGCTCATGTGAGAACACAATCTTATGTGAGAACAAATCTGGGCCTTTGGATAATTTCTAATCTAACAGCTCAAAATAAAAGAATTATTAATGGCTTTTTTGTAAATTTGTTCAAATATACCCAACCCATCTCAACACTTTTCACGcttattttctttctctctctaaccttttgttttctctcctctccctctctctctctcttcttttgcGCCATTACTGGACCTTAATCAAGGTCAAATTGATCTTCAAATTTGCTTCAGAATTCAATTATATTCTCGAATACATTCATCTGATTGCTTATTTAAAGGTATTTTATCAATTTCGTTCAATTTCGCAATTTTAATTTGTGTATTTTGCGTTAAATTTTTTCAATTTctgacctagttttgattatcgaatttaatttcattattaTCGATTTGAAATTATCTAATTGCTGATTATCTAATTGCTTATTATCATTTGCTGAATTTTGTGACCTGTTTTTGATTATCGGAAGCTGATTTCGTTATTGatctgttttgttttgttttttttttctgacttgttttttattttgtttttttgtcttggatttgttttgttttagatTTTTTATTATCGAATTGTTCCGCTAAATTCGTTTTTTAAACAAAGAAAAACAGATGTTCTTTATTCAGTGTACAATATGTTCCATATGAATATTCTACAATATGTTCTAAACAATGTATTCAATGTTCTGAACTGTGTTAGCATATGTTCTGAGTTACTTATCTTTTGTTCTGCAGTAATTAAAACTATGTTCTGTATTTTTTTGTGTTGGTGGAGGTGCAGTTGCCGTATCATCTGCTACTGCTGGTGGTGCAGGTGTTGCTGTCGCTGAGGCTCCAAAGGAGGAGAAGAAGGTTGAAGAGAAAGAAGAGTCGGATGACGTAAGAACAACTCTATCATCCTTTAAATTGTGTTTGTATTCTAAACTAGTGATGCATTGTTCTAAACTAGTGTTTTTATGTTCTAAGCTATTGTGTGCTCAAAATTATTTGGTGGAAGCTGGAAAGTAGAAATTGGTCTTTCCTTAATAATACAATTTAGGGATAATAAAACTCAATTGGTGTCAATATATTTCATAGTGATATTAGGGGTTTTCTTGCTTAAGTCTAATTTCTTGTTAGATTGTAATCTTGCATAATAATATCTTGAATTTCTGCCAATGTGATtggtttgatgaatgaatgatGATACAATATCTCGTTCTCTGTTGTTTTATTAGTGAGAGAATGAATGTTGATACATTGACATCTCGTTCTGGGTGGTGATTTTACCTCTATCACGATCACGTGCAAGATCACGCACACGGTCATGATCTCTGTTCCTCTCCTTGTGTCTGGTTCTGTCATGATCTCTATGGTGTCTACCCTCTCTGTGCTCGCGATCTCTTGGCTTGTCATGGGATCTCTCACGAGATTTGTCCCGCTCTCTTTCCTTCTCTCTGCCCCTTTCTCGAGATTTTTCTCTGGAAAATTGAACATGAGATAATATTGACTAAGAGCAAATTAAAAGTAAATAGGAATAAAATAGTTTTGATCCACACACAATATCACATTTCATGTTTCTGAAATCTGGAAACTCTAGGGGAAACGTTTTCTTTATAAGATAAGCAAACCCCCCTCCCCCACCCCACGAGACAGGACCTTTAATAACAAAGGACCTTTCGTTCTAAAAAAGACTCTTTTAGAAAATAGGTCGGTTGATACAGAAATACCCCGATTAATAGGTGTCTGATTCAATGTACATTTTTTATCAGCAAAATACAAAATGGTGTAAAATAAGAGGAAGAAATTACCCTTGCTTATGTTCTAAATCACCCCTTCTTATGTTCTAAATCATCATCGCTTATGTTCTAAACTAGGAACATTGCAAAAATCATCTTTTAGATATGTTAAGGTTTGTCCTGAAACCAACATTTTAATATTCCCGGTAGACGATTTggataccttaactattttttGATACTGAAATGCGGGGGAAACCTTCAGGTTTGTATTTTTCTTGCATCTTTGTGGCTTCCTCTGGTCTTACTAAAGAAGTTGTAGTAACTGTGATTGCTCAT contains these protein-coding regions:
- the LOC110784908 gene encoding uncharacterized protein isoform X1, with amino-acid sequence MMVVYCNDLAANRNHQELHMAVRAAPQGAVAVSSATAGGAGVAVAEAPKEEKKVEEKEESDDVRTTLSSFKLCLYSKLVMHCSKLVFLCSKLLCAQNYLVEAGK
- the LOC110784908 gene encoding uncharacterized protein isoform X2, producing MMVVYCNDLAANRNHQELHMAVRAAPQVAVSSATAGGAGVAVAEAPKEEKKVEEKEESDDVRTTLSSFKLCLYSKLVMHCSKLVFLCSKLLCAQNYLVEAGK